The DNA sequence GGACCATTGTTCATGAAGAACAGGAAGACGGTGTTTCCGGCTATAAAGTCAGTGCCGCTCAGCGTGACAAAATCCAGCTCATAAGAGAACATGCAGAGCAAGGCAAATTTGATATCCTTCTGGTTTTTATGTTCGACAGGCTCGGCAGGAAAGCCGATGAAACTCCCTTTGTAGTGGAATGGTTTGTAAAAAAGGGTGTCAGAGTATGGAGCGTCAATGAAGGAGAGCAGCGGTTTGAGTCCCACACCGACCGCTTGACAAACTATATCCGCTTTTGGCAGGCTGACGGCGAAAGTCAGAAAACCTCCATCAGAACCAGAACTGCTCTTGGACAGATGGTTCAGGAGGGACGCTTCCGCGGCGGCACTGCTCCATATGGTTATTGTCTCGAGAAAAGCGGCATCATCAACAAGCGCAAGCATGAAGTCTACAAATTGGTCATTGACGAGGAAGAAGCCGAAGTAGTACGCATGATGTTTAATTTATGCGTATCGGCAGGTTACGGACGCTGGCGGCTTGCCATGTTCCTGAACGATAAGGGAATCAAGACTCGCAAGGGAACCAATTGGCATGACGCATCGGTAGGCGCGATTCTGCACAACGTGATATACAAGGGCGTCCTCCGGAGCGGCACCACTTTCTCAGAGCCGTTCGAGAAACTTCAAATCGTTGATCCCTCTACTTTTGATTTAGCGCAAAGGCTTATGACTGAGCGGGTAAATGAGAAGAAAAACGAAAGAACGGTTCCGCTAAACACCGCAGGTCAATCGCTTCTGTCCGGAAATGTATTCTGTGGACATTGCGGCGGGCGCCTGGTCCTAACCACCAACGGCAAAGTAGTCAGGCTTGCAAACGGTGAAAAAAAGGGTGTCAAGCGCATTCGTTATATCTGCTATAACAAAACGAGGCGCCGTCTTGACTGCGATGGACAAACAGGCTATACTATGCACATCCTTGACGATGCGGTGGTTCAGATCCTGCATCAGATTTTTGACCGCATGAATTCGGCTTCCGACATCATGATTCTTGGAAGCACGGAGGATCGCCGGATGGCGGAATTACGAGCCGAGGTTAAACGGGCTAAGGCCGAGAACAGCAAGGCTACCACCGAGTACGAATCCATGAAAGCTGAAATGGTAAAGGTTGTTCTTGGCACGAGCGATATGCCCAAAGATGTATTGTCAGAGGTTGTAAATGAGTGCCGCGATAAGGTGATTGCCACCAGTGAACGGTTGACTTCATTAACAGCTGAGTTGGAACGCGGCAATGCAAGGGTAACTGAAATGAAATCTGAGCTTTCCCGCATCCGCACATGGTCGGAAATTTTCGATGGCAGCGATATGGAAGTCAAGAAGATGATCGCGAACTACATCATCAAGAGAGTCAACGTATTCAAAGGCTATAAACTGGACATCGAGCTGAACCTGAATGTGCAGCAATTTCTGAATGGTCTTGACAGCATCAGCGGCGATGAAGAACCGCACCCTGCGGTGGCGTCGTAAATTACTGCAGCTTCAATAAACTCTCTGCAGCTGAGTAAATATCCACATATGCGGGTTGGGTTTTGTGGTGGTGCACACCCGATACTTCGGGAGAGCGCCACACTGGCAGTGTGGAGGTCAGCGGTTCGATCCCGCTATGCTCCACCAAAAAGGTTGCCGCAGGAGAATCCATTCGTGGGTTTTAATGCGGCTTTTTTATTGTTATTAACACAAAACAGAGCAGAACCTAACGGCACAAAATGCCGGAAAGTCCTGCTCCGTTTTGATTTACAGTACCAGCTGGTCTTTTATCTGTACATACAGCTTATCACCAATGCCTTTGACTTGTTTCAGCTCTTCCACAGAATGGAATCCACCATGTTCCTTCCGATATTGAATAATCCGGCCGGCAAGTGCGTTACCAACGCCTTTCAAATTTTTCAGCTGCGCCGCTGTTGCGGTATTAAGGTGGATTTTGCTGTAACTTCCACTTGCTGCAGATGAAATGGCAGAATCCGTCGCAATAACTGCCGCCGGGTCACTGATGGGCGGCTCATAAAAAACTGTATATCCTATACACAGAGCCAGCAGCACCGCCGCAATACCAATAAGAATGCGAATATGCACTTTCTCTTCATCCACAGCCATCCACCTCGTTTGTCTATCCTTGCCGGCAGAAATTACGGACGCAGTCTTTTTAGAAAATCCGTAAAGTAAGTCGGCAGCGGGCTGGTAAACTCCATATACTTTCCTGTACGGGGATGTACAAATCCAATGACTCTGGCATGCAGGCACTGGCCTTGTAGTCCCGCAACTGCTTTTTTAGGCCCATACACCGGGTCCCCAGCGACGGGATGACCAATGTATGCCATGTGTACACGAATTTGGTGTGTACGGCCAGTTTCCAGCTTTAAACGAACATGGGTAAAGCCGCGGTACCGCGCTAGTACCCGATAATGCGTTACCGCCTGACGGCCGTCTGGTACAACGGCCATTTTCTTGCGGTCTGCCGGGCTGCGGCCAATGGGTGCATCCACTGTATCGCTGTCCTGATTAAGTACACCATGAACAACGGCTTCATAAATGCGTGTAAAGCTGTGCACCTTAATTTGTTCTGCCAGTCCCTTGTGTGCCTCATCATTCTTGGCGACAATCAGCAGGCCACTGGTATCTTTGTCGATACGGTGGACAATTCCAGGGCGAATGACACCGTTGATACCGGATAAAGTGTCCCCACAGTATGCCAGCAGTGCATTGACCAAAGTTCCTGTATAATGGCCCGGCGCCGGATGCACCACCATACCTTTCGGCTTATTGACTACCAGCAGGTCATTATCCTCGTACACAATATGCAGTGGAATTGCTTCCGGCTTTACGTCCAGCACCTGCGGGTCCGGAATAACCGCCTGCACTTCCTCCCCGGCAGCGACACGGAAACTCTTGCTGAGTGTTTTTCCGTTACTGGTCACACAACCCTGCCCAATATACTTTTCTGCAAGGGAGCGAGTCACTCCTATTCCCTGCTGGCTGAGATATTTATCCAACCGCAGGCCAGCTTCTTCTTCTTTTACTGTAAAATGATAATATTCAGGCATGATTTTCCTCGGTCTTTGGCTCGTGACTTGGCAGGAACAAACTGATAATCAGCAGAGCTACCCCAACCACGACACAGATATCCGCAAAGTTGAAAATAAACGGGAAAAAGTGGAAATGAATGTAGTCCACCACATATCCCCGCAACAGACGGTCCAAAATGTTGCCGACGCCGCCGCCCAGAATCAGCGTGCAGACCGTCATAAATAATTTGGTACGCTCCTGATAGCGGAACATAGCTACGACAATAAAAACGCAAATAATGCCTGTAATAAGTGCAATCGCCCATTGCCGGTTCTGCAGAATACCGAAAGCCGCACCTCGGTTTTCAAGATACTGCAGAGAAAGGAAATGCGGTATCAAAGTGATGATGCCGACAGGCATCAGATTGCGGACAACCAGCAGCTTTAAAATTTGGTCAACCGCGACCGCTGCCGCTGCAAGCAGTAAAGCGATAAATGGCATAATTGTTTCCCCCTATCATACAAAAAGCGGAGCGGTTTTATCTGCCGCCCCGTTCTTTATTGTTCATTTTATGCAAGTACGTGTGCGCAGCGCTCACAAATGTCTGGATGTGCGGGGTCCTTGCCGACTGTATCACTGTACATCCAGCAGCGGGCACATTTTTCGCCCTCTGCATGGGTGACGGTAACCGAAAAGTCCGGCAAAGCAACATCTGTAAAGGTGCCTGTGTCACCGTTTGTAACCTCTACTGCTGAAACAATCAGCACACTGACCAGTTCCTGCTGTACGCTCTTCAGGAAGTCGTACAGGCCACCGGTGCAGAACAGCTGTACTTTCGCGTCCAGAGAAGAACCAATGGTCTTCTGTTTCCGAGCCTGCTCCAATGCCTTCTTCACGTCGTCCCGAACTGCATGGATACGGTCCCAGCGTGCCAGGAAAGCCTCATCTGTCTGAACGCCCGTCTTATCCGGGAATTCATTCAGCATAACCGAAGCAGTGTCTTCTTTGCTGCTGTGACGCATAGCCTTCCAGATTTCCTCACTGGTATAAGCAAGAATTGGTGAGACCAAACGTGTTAAGCCACTGAGAATGGTATACATTACTGTCTGTGCCGCACGGCGTGTCTGGCTGTCTGTTTTTTCTGTATACAGACGGTCCTTGGCAACATCCAAATAGAAGTTACTCATATCGACAACACAGAAGTTGTGGATTGCATGGTAGGCGTTGTGGAACTCCAGGGAATCGTATCCTTCACGTACATTATCAATCAGGTTGTCAAAGCAGTGCAGTGCCCAGCGGTCAATCTCTTCCGATTTATCCTGTGACACGGCATCTTTATCCGGGTCAAAGTCATGCAGGTTTCCCAACATAAAGCGTGCCGTGTTGCGAATCTTGCGGTAGGCATCAGACAGCTGCTTTAGGATTGCTTTGGAAATACGAATATCTGCATGATAATCGGAGGACGCAACCCATAGGCGCAGAATGTCGGCGCCGTATTTGTCGATAATTTCCTGAGGACGAATGCCATTACCCATGGATTTGCTCATTTTGCGGCCTTCGCCATCAACCACCCAGCCATGTGTGCAAACGGCTTTATACGGTGCCTGACCGCGCCATGCGGTACTGGTCAGCAGGCTGGACTGGAACCATCCACGGTACTGGTCAGCACCTTCCAAATACAGGTCTGCCGGCCAATGCAGTTCTGGACGCTTATCCGCCACTGCCGCGTGAGAAACGCCAGAGTCAAACCATACATCCATAATGTCGTGCTCTTTGGTAAACTCTGTGCAGCCGCACTTTTTACACTTTGTGCCCGCCGGAAGAATGTCTTTCGGGTCAGTTGTATACCACGAGTCACTGCCCTCTTTTGCAAACAGGGCAGAAACATTTGCCATGGCTTCCTTGCTCATCAGCGGTTCACCGCAGTCTTTGCAGTAGAAAATCGGAATCGGAACACCCCAGCGGCGCTGACGGGAAATGCACCAGTCGTTGCGTTCGCGGACCATGGAAGTGATGCGATCACGGCCCCATGCGGGAATCCATTTTACCTGATTGATTTCCTTGACAGCCTGCTCCTTAATGGCATCGACGGAGCAGAACCACTGCTCCGTTGCGCGGAACAGAATCGGCTTCTTGCAGCGCCAGCAGTGCGGATACTGATGGATAATTTTCTTCCGCGCAAACATAGCGCCGATTTCCACCAAATAATCAGCGATTGCCTTATTTGCCTGCTGTGTTGTCAAACCGGCAAAGCGCTCGCCGGCTTCCTCAGTCATACGGCCGTTCGCATCGACCGGAACTAGAATCGGCAGCTGCGGGTAATGGTCGTGACAGACATTATAGTCGTCAACGCCGTGGCCCGGCGCAGTATGAACGCAGCCGGTGCCGCTGTCCAGTGTAACATGGTCGCCGATAATGACCAGAGATTCACGGTCAAGGAACGGGTGCTGTGCTTTCATGTACTCGCAGTCCTTGCCCTTAAAGGTAGCAATGACCGAGTAATCTGTCTTGCCCGCTTCCTTCATAACCTGCTCATACAGGGTGCTGGCCATAACGTAGTACTCATCGCCGCAGTGAATCAGGGAATAATCGAACTCCGGACCAAGGCAGATCGCCTCATTGGCAGGAATGGTCCATGTTGTGGTAGTCCAAATGACAAAGTAGGTATGCGCAAGGTCTGCCCCTTTTGCCGTAAACATTCCCTTATCGTCTGTTACATGGAATTTTACATAGATGGAATCACAGGGGTCTTCCTGATACTCAATTTCCGCTTCTGCTAAAGCGGTTTTGCAGTCAGAGCACCAGTACACTGGCTTCAAGCCCTTATAAATCAGGCCCTTTTCGCACATATTGGAGAATATTTCAATCTGTTTGGCTTCATAGTCATGTGTCAACGTAACATAAGGGTGATCCCAATCGCCCAGACCGCCAAGACGCTTGAATTCATTGCGCTGGTCGTCAATGTAGGACAGGGCAAAGTCACGGCAAATTTTGCGCAGCTCAACGTCAGAAATGGTATCGCTGTTTTTTACGCCGGCTTTTTTGCGGGCTTTCAGTTCCGTAGGCAGTCCATGTGTATCCCAGCCAGGTACATAAGGTGCCTGATAACCGGACATATTCTTCGACCGAACAATAATGTCCTTCAGGGCCTTGTTAAGCGCTGTGCCAAGATGAATGTCACCGTTGGCATACGGAGGGCCATCATGCAGGACAAAGACCGGTTTCCCTTCGTTCTTTTTCATGACCTGCCCATACAGGTCCTCTTTTTCCCACGCCGCCAGCGTTTCCGGTTCCCGCTTAGGCAGGTGTGCCTGCATGGGAAAGTCCGTTTTTGGCAAGTTCAGAGTGCTTTTGTAATCCATCAGATTTTCATTCTCCTTCAACATTTACACGACACAAGCTATTACCGACTCAATGCTTTTTACTGAAAATTTCGGAAGCATCCTCATCGTCTAAATCATAGTCATCAGCAAAAGAAGATACCGATTTATCCGCTTTGTTTTCATTCTTTACCGGAGCAAACGGTTTTGCTGTTAAATAGTCCGGTTCGTCCAACTCATCGGCAAAAGTGACCGGCACAGGGCCTTTCTTTGCCGCAGGCGCCGCGGCTTCCTGCGGGTAACAAGGCTCCTCTTCCGGCTCTGCTTCCGCCGCAGCAGGTGCTTCTTGTTTCGCCGCAGGTGCTGCAGCTTCCTGTGGGTACGAGGGCTCCTTTTCCGGCTGTGGCTGTACCGCAGGAGCTGGTGCAGGCTGCGGCTGCTTCTTTTCCATATGCGGCAATGCATTGATGAGCGTCAGATGCTGCTTATAAACACGCAGAAGCTGCGAACGGAAATCAGATACAGCCTGCTTCATCGCCTGCAGCTTTTCCTGTTCACCTTCAATTTCCTGGGAAGCTTCAGTTACAATGCCTTTTGCTTTGCGGTTGGCATCCGCAACAATGCTGTCAGCCTGCTGGCGCGCTTCTCGCAAAGCTGCATCCCGCATTTTCTGTGCACTGAGCAGCGCTTCCTTAATTTCATCTTCCTCAGCACAATATTTTTGAATCTGCTCCTGCATTGATTTCATTTTTTCCTGCATTTGGCGCATTTCATTTTTTTTGTGCTCCAACTCATCGTGCTGCTGAGCGGTCTTTTGAATCAATGCAGTATAGGAAGACTCCACTTCGTCCAGAAAGTCATCTACTTCCTCGCGCATATAGCCCCCGCGCAGACTGGCTTTTTGGAATCTTTTATTTTTAATATCATTTAAAGACAGCATCTGTTAACCCTCCATCAAATAAATTTTCTGCCCTGCAGCCGCAACCGGCCCTTGTGGGTTGGCTGTGAAAAAGTGTCAATACGATATCTGCCGCGGCCACGGATAGAGAGCAAATCGCCCTCTTTTACAGAAACATCTGCGTCAGTTGCCAACAGATGGTTGACCTGTACGCATTCTTTTTTCAGCAGTTCCTGTGCCTTTGCTCGGCTAAGCCCCGTACAGGCAGCCGCAACACAGTCAAGCCTAGGTGAAGAAATGACTGTTGAAAAAGGACGATACCGATGCGCAGGCGGCAGAGGTTCCTGCGCATCCGGAGAAAGATGAACACCCACTCTGCCGACCTTTGTCATTTGTGTTAAAAGAAAATCCATTATTTCACTGCGGCAGAAAAAGACGCAACGTCCCTCCTGCAGTAAAACATCCCCCAACACCTCACGGCTGACACCAGCACCCGTCAGAGCACCCAGAAAGTCCCGATGTGACAGCTGGTCGCAGGGACGAAACGCAGCTGTTACCGCGTGTATTGGAAATGACACAGTGTTAGGTTCTTCCCATGCTGGAAACGCACCAAAACAGACGCGCTCTGCCTGCGTATATCCGCCCCAAAGCAGATAACGTGTAAAGCGTGCCTGTTTCGCTGTCTGCCGTACCAGTACAGCCTGACGCTCATCTAGAAAACCGATAAAATGTGCGTCGCGTCCGCTTTGGGCAGAATAGATAGCATCTTTCACTTTGGCCTGCAGTACAGCATCCTGACTATCTGTACGCATCAATAGTATGTAGCATTGTCACCGTTGTCGGAATCTTCTACGTTGTCCTCACCCATCAGGTCAACATTGTAAGGAGTGATGATGAACGTGTTGGTTGCAACGCGCTTAATTTTTCCGCCGTTGGCATAGGCAACGCCGCTGAGAAAATCGATAATGCGGCGGGCAATATCCTTCTGCGTTTCTTCAAGGTTCAGAACGACAGTATTGGTATGAATCAGTTCGTCCGCAACAGCACAGGTTTCTTCCCCAAAATGCTGTGGCTTGAAGATGACGACCTGCAGCTGACGAGAATTGTTGATATTGACCACTTTTCCGTCAGAATTGGAACGGGCATACGCTGTTTGTGTACGTTCACGCCGGGAAACAGAAGGAGAAGACTGCTGCTCCGCACGCGGTGCCTGATGTGGGCGTGGAGCAGGCTCTTCCTGCTGCTCTTCCTCGTAATCGTAATCATCATATTCTTCTTCGGGCGGATTCCAAAGGTCCTTAAATTTCTGCATCAGTCCTGGCATATGAAAGTTGCCCCCTAAATTTTTTTCTGTTTTACGCGCTTATTTTTTGGAGTAATCCCTGGGTCCAAACAGAGCGGAACCGACACGCACCATATTGGCACCTGCTGCAATCGCCAGCTCATAATCGGCGGACATTCCCATTGATAAACGTTGCATACTGACATTATCTAATTTTTTCGAGCCTATGTCAATAAAATATTGATACATTTGGGTAAAATACGCAAAAGTTTCTTCCTTTTCAGCCCCTGCCGGCGGAATTGCCATTAAACCGCGCACCTGAATGTTCGGCATTTGTGATACTTCACCCAACAGCTGTTCCAAATTCTCCGGCAGGACACCGGACTTGTTTTCTTCCCTGCCGATGTTTACCTCCAGCAGAATATTGGTCGTAATGCCAGCACGCTGGGACAGGCGGGAAACCTCCGCGGCCAATTTACGGCTGTCAATGCTTTGTATCAAACTGACTTTACCAATCAGATATTTCACTTTGTTTGTCTGCAAATGGCCAATAAACTGAACGTCTGCAAGGTCCTTGCGGTATCCTTCATATTTGTCCATTAGTTCCTGCACGCGGTTTTCACCAATGCAGCGGATGCCCGCCTCAATCCCGTGGTTAATGATTTCCACAGGCACGGTTTTTGTGGCCGCCAGCAAAGTAATGTCCTCACGTTTGCGCCCAGCGTGTTCCGCCGCAGCAGCAATGCGCTCTTCCACCACTTTGAGGTTTTCTTCTACATCACGGAACCGACGCTGTAAATCTTCTTCACTCAATGATTTTGTTGTCACGTAAATCCTTCCCTTCAATTATGACTTCATCATACAGCTGAATTTGTTCCTTTGTGGAACTTTTGCTTGGATCCGGATTGGGGTCACAGTAACAATAAATATAGGTACCGTCGCTGTACAGCGGCGTAATCTGCTTGAATTTCATCTTGATGCCATATAAAACGTATACCCCTTCTACCGTTTTTTCCTTGGTAACGGTCTTTCCGTTTTCCTGCACCGTCTGCTGCTGCTTTTCAAAATGAACCGCTTTTTGGTTGATTTGAATGCCTTTGTAAGTATGAACTGTAATCTTCGCAGTTTCATGTCGAATATTGGCAAGGGCGCTGTTCATGGTGTTACATTGTAAAATAACGGCTGCCGGTGAAGCCTTCGTTTTTTGGTTCACACGCAGGACCGTCGCATTTACTTCCGAGGAACTGGCAAAGGGAAATGTAATGGTAACAGAAGTATCCGGCTGAAATTTAGAGGCATTGGATGCGCTGACAACACAGGCAAAGTACCAGTTAAACTGAGAACAGACTTTTCCAACAACATCTTTGGGAACAGCTTTTGGCTTCACGGAATCCGAAAGATTTTCTGGAAGCAGTTCCTTTGCATTCTGGTAAGGGAACACCGATTCGTATCCGTCCGTTTTGCTGGAAAAATAGCCGGAAGCATTGGCCGTTACTTTTCCAAGTGATGTACCGCTGCTGCTGGCAGGAAGCGCGGCAATCTGCTTTTGCAGTGCACTGATACGGGCAGAGAAGTTGGTGATTTGGCCGCTGGAAAGCTGCTTTTCATTCATTAAGTTTAAAAGTTGCTGACGGGAATCTGTAATATCCGCGTCGCCGTCGTTGGCATCTTTGATAACCCGCAGCAGCTGGTCACTCAGTAAAGAATCCACATTGTCCGCGTTCGCTCCTACATAAGAGCCCTGGCTGGCCAGCGACTGCAGTGCTGTCATTTCATTGGTCATTCTTTCCTTTTTCTGCAGGACCCCGGCATCTGCAACACTGCTGTAGGCACGGGCTACTGTACCGCCTTTGTCCACCTTTCCACCGTCCGGAATATCGTACTGCAAAACACCACTGGTGTGACTGGTGACCAGCGACTCCTGCCGAATCGCATATCCGCTGACGGTAATAGAATCCGCCACGGTTTTATACAAAGCCGTTTCTGTTTTCTGATGTGAAAAACTTGCCTGAAAAATCTGATACCCGACAAACAGAAGGATAACAGCCGCCGCAGCCAGCGACAAAATTCGTTTAACCAGTAGCTTGTTCATAGGCTGCTTCCTTTCAGAAAATTCTTGATGATTGTCTGGGCCGCCTGGGAAAGGTCCTCAAAAGTTTCGTAGTCATCTACCCACAGCCAGCGGGCGTCCTTTTCTCTGCGAAACCAAGTCATCTGGCGCTTAGCGTAGCGGCGTGTTTCACGCTTGAGAGAGGCCACTGCCTCTTGCAGGGAACATTCCCCCCGCATATACGGCAGCAGTTCTTTATAGCCGATTGCCTGCCGTGCAGTCGCGCAGTCAGTCTGTAATACTTCTCTTGCCTCCCGCAGTAGGCCCTGCTGCATCATATGGCCTACACGCTCATTAATGCGCTGATACAGCTTTTCCCTGTCACGGAAGCCCAGGCAAAGGAAGCAAGAGCGATATGGAATCTCCTGCCTGGAGGCATCTGCATTCTCCGCCTGTGTTTTTCCGGTTGTGCGGTACATTTCCAGCGCACGAATCACACGCTTGATATCATGCGGATGTATCTTTTCTGCCGCACCCGGGTCTTCCTTCATAAGCTCCGCATGCAGGGCCTGCGGGCCTTCCGTTTCCGCCTGCTGTTCCAGCTGACTGCGAATCGACGCATCAGCATTCTGCTGTGTATAGGAAATCCCCTGCAGAAGACTGCGGATATAAAGCCCCGTACCGCCTGTCAGTACCGGCAAATGACCGGCATTATGGATGTTCTTAATTTCTTCAGATGCAAGGCGCACATAATCCGCCACACTGAACGGTTCCTGTGGAGACTGAAAATCAATCATATGGTGCGGTATGCCGTTCATCTCTTCCGCGGTTGGTTTAGCGGTTGCAATCTGCATACCGTGATAAATCTGCATGGAATCTGCTGAAACGACCTCGCCGTGAAAGACTTTGCACAGGGAAACCGCCAGGCGTGTCTTTCCGGAAGCAGTAGGACCAGCAACCACTGCCAAAGGAATTTTATTCATCTGAACCTCCCCTGTTCCTGTTTCAAATGTAAAATACGGACAATTTATGTTTTATCTTAGACGTGCTGACACTAAAAAATAAATGATGGTCAAATTCTGCCAAACTGGTGCTCCAAATCTTTGCGCCGCAAAACAATGGAGACGGGACGGCCGTGCGGACAGTAACGAACATCTTCTTTTTCCAGCCGCCGAACAAGTTCCAGCAGTTCCTCCGGTGTACTCTCATCTCCGGCTTTCACTGCCGCACGGCAGGCAATGTTGTGGTACAGCCAGTCCAGTTTTTCGGTTAAAATGCTGGTCCTGTTTTCAGCCAGATATCCAGCCATTTCTTCCACTGCAGATGAAATGTTTTCCTGCAGCATAACTGGCGCGCTGCGTACCAACACGGTTCCCGGCCCAAAGTCCTCTATGTCAAATCCGGCCCTTGCCAAAAGCTCGGTATGCTCCAATACCGCTGTATACTCTTCTTTAGAAAGTGTTACCGTAATGGGTGACAGCAGCATTTGCTGCGGCAAGTCACCAGTTTGTGCCTTCAGCTGTTCATACAGCATTCGCTCATGAGCCGCATGCTTATCCACAATGCGGATTTCGTCGTCCCCCTGCTGTACTAGAATATAAGTGCCGAAAGCTTCACCAATCAGCTTCTGCGGTTTCTCCTCTGCATCCCCCGATGTCTGCGGTGCAAGGTCCGACTCCACCGCGGTCGGTTCGTTTGCAGGCGGAACAGCCGCTGTTGTTTGGATGGGCGGCGGGACAGCTACTTTATCAGCGGGCACCGCAGGAATATCAGCAAATGTAACACTGTCATGCACTGCCGGCATCTGGTGTCGCTGCGGCTGCAGGTGCATCTGCTGACCTGTAACAGGTGTAGGGAAAATTACCTGTGTTGGTTTCTGTGGCTGCGGCTGAAGCTTAAGAATACTGGGAGTGTCCTCTTTTTGCAGAGCTGTCTTGACACCATGATAAACGGCCTCAAAGACCGGACGTTCATTCATAAAGCGAATTTCCATTTTGCTGGGGTGCACGTTAACATCTACCGCTGAAAAGGCCAACTGGATATGAAGAACACAGGCAGGAAACCGCCCCACCATCAGACTGCCTTTAAAGGCTTCCTCCATAGCGACCATTGCGGTTCGGGAACGAACATACCGGCCATTAAAAAAGAAATTCTGCATACTGCGGTTCGGCCGAGAAGCCACTGGCTTGCTGATATAGCCCCATACCTTCACGCCGTTTAATTCATAGCGGACCGGCAGCAGACCCTGTGTGAATTCACGGCTGTACACCGCGAAGATTGCATTCTTCAGCTTATTGTCACCGGGCGTATGCAGCGTCTCTTTTCCGTCCCGCAGGAAGCGAAAAGCAATTTCGGGGTGCGCCAGCGCTTCATGGTCGACCACACCGGACACTGCATTGCCCTCGGTTACGTCTTTTTTTAGGAATTTCATACGAGCCGGCGTATTATAAAAGAGGTCACGGACGACAAAAGTCGTTCCCTGTGCGCAGCCGGCGTCCTCACAGCCTTCCTCATCGCCGCCGGAAATCAAGTATCGCGTTCCGGCAAGGTCATTGGCTGTGCGCGTCAGCAGCTCCACATGGGAAACCGCCGCAATCGATGCCAGCGCTTCTCCCCGGAAACCCAGCGTGTGGATACCGGCAAGGTCCTCTTTTCCCTGTACTTTGCTTGTTGCATGGCGCAGAAATGCCAGCGGAACATCTTCCCTTACCATGCCGCAGCCGTTATCCGTGACACGCAGGAACGGAATGCCGCCGTGCTTAATTTCCACTGTAACAGCGGTTGCTCCCGCATCTACTGTATTTTCCACCAGTTCCTTTGCCACGGAAGCGGGGCGCTCAACTACCTCTCCGGCCGCGATGAGTTCGGCAACATGTTTTTCAAGGACATGGATTTTAGGCATTTTGTTCATTTCCTTCCACAGTCAATCCTCCGG is a window from the Caproicibacterium lactatifermentans genome containing:
- the mutL gene encoding DNA mismatch repair endonuclease MutL — translated: MPKIHVLEKHVAELIAAGEVVERPASVAKELVENTVDAGATAVTVEIKHGGIPFLRVTDNGCGMVREDVPLAFLRHATSKVQGKEDLAGIHTLGFRGEALASIAAVSHVELLTRTANDLAGTRYLISGGDEEGCEDAGCAQGTTFVVRDLFYNTPARMKFLKKDVTEGNAVSGVVDHEALAHPEIAFRFLRDGKETLHTPGDNKLKNAIFAVYSREFTQGLLPVRYELNGVKVWGYISKPVASRPNRSMQNFFFNGRYVRSRTAMVAMEEAFKGSLMVGRFPACVLHIQLAFSAVDVNVHPSKMEIRFMNERPVFEAVYHGVKTALQKEDTPSILKLQPQPQKPTQVIFPTPVTGQQMHLQPQRHQMPAVHDSVTFADIPAVPADKVAVPPPIQTTAAVPPANEPTAVESDLAPQTSGDAEEKPQKLIGEAFGTYILVQQGDDEIRIVDKHAAHERMLYEQLKAQTGDLPQQMLLSPITVTLSKEEYTAVLEHTELLARAGFDIEDFGPGTVLVRSAPVMLQENISSAVEEMAGYLAENRTSILTEKLDWLYHNIACRAAVKAGDESTPEELLELVRRLEKEDVRYCPHGRPVSIVLRRKDLEHQFGRI